atttgtacttgtatttttccgccttcagtccAGGACGGAGCTTTGGCATCAAAAATTTGAatgtttgaatcttgaattttgaactttgacacccggagttaatccgttgggacgtgctttgctggggataagagctttttactggcccttaaaatttttaaatttcgactgactttcccggagcttgggtccgttgggagttgggcgcctgagtcgttgtatttttttggactttgtattcttgaaatattcatctgtttgtacttggagatacaggtgtatacccgtattttcgatggatggttcaATGCGAcgcttgatgcttggtgcggaagaccgtagcagcaaaggacgtgcaatcagcacgggagaccgcgcgcgctacAGATTTGCGCATGCAGCAAgtcagcgcagggcgctggggcggtgcctggcacggggctgcactatataagtgccccttgccgtgccattttgaggcacattcacttgaaattcttttgctctttctctcaaaggtcgattaggctcttcccttggtcttgttcttgccttgtccatgtaagtttttcatgtttttgcttatgaaataactctaggattgcatgtagttttgattttcttgtactttgaaatgatgcttgtatgcttaagcttcttgaatcttgtagaaaattgtttgatagccacttgaacttgaactgttggaacttgtacttttgaaattttttgaactcgtatctgcttcggcatggatagcctaggcgttgatgtagaacttgtatacctgcttcggcgtgggtagcctaggcgttggtgtaggaatttgaatacctgcttcggcgtggatagcctagacgttggtgtagaacttgtatcttgaattagaggtccactggggattttgttttgcATCGTTTGACCTTGTGTGGgccagtataggatagcccccagtttagaattttgacaattTGTATgctgcttgatttagtatgcctcgtcacactcggagaaagctcgctgaatcatctgtggttcgagctgctgaggaagacgcttcggatgacGAAGCGGttgcaataaatgcgccaggtgggggtatggttccccgagatgcgcctgctttcccttgtgctggttggaccccttccgacctggtgtttcggccggattggcacttgtctcagcggtctcgcgctggcatggtgagtcttgtactgtgttttgaattttgtatttcgtacttgtataggtcttgagctaactcgttcacctgtaggccgatggaaagtcgttccgtacttactggtccttggtggaggttcagagggcctttaaagctctccgtgctgatgcaaaggctatggagatttggtcgcagatgggcctggccgatttctggcgcaccatgggaggttccccgaggagaacggggattaaaaaccgtttgtgggctttgttagagcggtggtgggataccaccaacactttccacatggcatggggagaGATCACTGttacccctcttgagtttgctatgattacaggtcttcctttttttgagaggaatgtgacctttgattctgagctgacgtggcgctcggccattGCCAGGGatttgctcggccctgttgttgatttgtcagaggacgactcacacgcttctgtgacggtgcttgtggatgctatctgtggtgagggtgtgtccgcggagcagagggttaggctcttcctccttgtcttggttagcagagtgattgccccgagtaggaacagtcgggtgcatattagcttcttgcccgctctgagggacttgagagctgtctCGAGTTATACCTGGGGTgttttggcatatagccacctcttgtaggAAATAgggcgggcctcccggactgcactggggagtgacccgagcatggctgctctttggagcgtgctggaggtattcgagactccttgtactttgtactttgatttgtatgcttgtatcttgaacttgactgatgttttgtttgttccttgaaagatttggatctatgagcacttttcgactttggcgccggagcgtactagagatgtgGCTTACCCGTacgctgcctcttggataggagcggtgcgcgtggGTGCGTCgctggcggcttctcgcagagcttggagagttttacCTGCTGATAGGGTAATGTTCTTAtactgttttgctctcttgtatttgtatttgtactgttgcctgagttgtctgctttgtaggtggtatggcgtccttttgccaacgcggttgtacctgcctcagctgctcgtgcccatttcctgtctgggcggcgggttttgcttccaggggtgtaccgccatatgtggtatctgggggagcgggtgtcccctcagcacaattcgggggagagacttatccccaaggacccaccagggtccatgctggcgttggatgaggagttggcccggctctatgtggaggctaggggcgatgttgtttgcctctcttggagggattttgtacacaagaaggggagctatgacgacttcatGAGGAGgatggctccaccagtacgcttcgtactgccggtgagctttgaaccttgtattcttgtattgattgcatgattgtatgtaggaggagaaggttgatcctgaggacattcctcatgatgataggatcctccgctatgagaactcggacggggaggaggtggtggagaccttcccttgggcttctcctccgcaccggaaatcatatgatgctgtaccagagcattacgcccctgtaagtcctgctgcatctctttgaactgtgtgtaatcttgtatttggaaattgatcttggattttgtatgcaggcgcctcgggtgagagtgcgtcgctggatgctcttgcttgattcttggaagaggcagtgtgccaaactgacccggaagcttgctggccggaacagagaggtgcctttcttgatcttgaaacttgtattatGGAAACTCGGACTTGGATATTGATCTTTGAACTTGTATGTTGTATAGGAACGCCATCGAGACCGTGGAGGTTCCTTTGACAGAGAGCCCCAGgtggagacgtccttgaggcaggaaGGACCGAgtttggagctgggacaggggtccggtgctagtgctcatcagaggcattctgatgctgagcggggagcttccccttttgtacatgttgatcccaccaggcattcatttggaggtgctagcAGTTCACGATcctttgttcctcctcccgGTTGCTACTTCgtaggaagtggtcctcagccttggggtgccgattcatgggcttactggtcggagatggataggatgcgccaggctcagatgtttgggccATACCAGTACATGGTGATGCCgtcgccttatcagtattcttctcctcagcagggagtccATCCCTCTCCCAGCACatttcgtatctcggagcaggaacCTAGTACCCCTAGGACGGAGTTGGATCAAGAGCTGGAGCGTCTtaggaggcggaacagggacaaggcgcctgtgATTGAGGTCGCTGTCGATGATGATTCAGaatgaccctgcatggtagcgagttccagcttgcctgggttgattttgtataggctgggttgtattgtatttgtatggattgaaaacttgaaaattttttgtatggttgtattggctttgaacttgaatcgGCTTTGAAAATTTTTGAAGATTGGGATTTTTATGTTTGAATAtttggaattgtatgcgttgtgtgtgccttgaatttttgtagctatatgcatgcatgacaattttgcgaaaatttgaaaaaaattgcccattttttcgggtgtatatacccactataagcccccactttgactgagattttttggttaggaaaagcgcaagtcaaagtatattcaactcttgcttatgcacatgcagactcgacttagaacgccgatctaggactagaatgcttgaattttgaataaaattgaCCCGACATCTGctcgaagcgttgatccggactgattgaaattgcgcggcttgcggctttggaatcttgaataatggaggttgtactctgctgtccgaaacactaaagagtgtgtacttggagtcataagagaggacggtggcctcgtccttggaTGCAGGCTCCCTGTGCTCAATGCGGGCTTGGCGCCAGGAGGctgtgagctgtcgtgcaagccaattcttgtataaatagggagcatttcagatcatttcttgtatcaatccttccctgctatcattgcatactgcttcctcacgaagagaaaatatgtatgtgtcctttgaaagtgtcttgaactcgtggcttggttcgctaggcaaattggagaaaagggagcttgatggcatgcatcttggggtgctcgtctctttccgatTTATAAATTGgacttgcacttcattcttgctgctctggaggcttgggacccgaatcatcatgtcttccgctttggaaataatgaggtatgtcccctccctgaggaatttagtgccatactGGGGTGGCCcatgatgctggagccatgcatgcctagtgttgaagaacactttttcttgagctttgaaaggtatttgggcctgaagcccccacttttgagtgttgttgtatatggcagaggggtggatttgtccctctttgtcacctactttgctgggcttgatgttcccaaagttttccgcttgagagccttgagtttttgtatatttgctcgcttcctcttttcgaagcaggggtttggcaatggcgatgcctccctaattgagattgtagagcagtttgctaatggtcgggacccaatgccgctcgtgattggcgaaacattgatgggccttgacatgctgaagtcggacccctcttcattgccgtcaggaagtccggtattactccaagtaaggatctggagctttctttgtattgttgaacttgtactcgtatttaaattttgaatgttgaattttgaaatgtgcttcttgtatactccccaaggtttagcttatggagaggctcgtgatggtggcaccaccggagaacatggcgagctataacagaaagggattcaccgtgcggcccatggtgtatggccggctttcattggacgagtggagatgcgcactctctgggattgaatcttgtataaggtgggtagttccttggtggggaattgctgctatgagacatgcccctggttctacttctttgagggtgccaagcctcacaatgctggtcttctactcgcctgctcgagtgatgagatagtatggcttgaaacaggagatcccggactgcaaggaagagaacccgaaacctgttgcgctgaatgcaaatcgacttggagtttggaggcggtattggatcgccaaaccattcttgaatatccagttcccacctgagccagttactctgtctgcggggtacattgtatggatgagaggcctaagccagagggacgcTTCTTTCtcaggaccagctagagtccgaggttctagagctagacgtcttgcatcaactgactatgaggaaggtgacgggagggtggcccatccggtgcttgaccgttcggaatccaaaggaggttcgtcgtcctcccgtcttggaaggcttgcaagttccttctcccgccgcttgggcaaggggaagattgatgattgattgcgagAGGagccgccgcttgggcaagactcgagagcatagtcgcccgactcTAGAtgtttgtaggctaaatgtgtttggaatgaattgtgtttggaatgtgtttgtaatgtgtttggaagatgtgtttagaagatgtgtttaggaagtgaaaaggcttttgaactttgcttcacttgatcctgactttgtatttgaattagctttgaaggccttagggccaaataaagagttattgtgttaaattccgcttgaacatgctttgctttgaattggcacatttggaatgaaagacaacaacaattgagttttgaaattgatttgattattaggatgcccttaattgaggaaactttgaatttttttgtattaaagtggccgggcctcggaatgaggttgcctacgtgtcccgttagggaatcaggccggacgtaatTATGCCTGCCTTACaggacttgaatttgaattcttgaacttgaacatggaacttagacatagaacttcttgagttgatcgaagttggtcagagatcttaattctgttccgtcgatgtctgttagttcgactgctcccccggagaggatcttcttgacgatgtatgggcctgcccagttgggtttgaattttccccttgggtccatgatgcttttgcgaagggctttcaggacaagctcgccttccttgatgtttcgggttctgacccttttgttgaaatgtctggccactcggcgctgatagacttgtacatggtgagccgcTTGAAGctgtcgctcatcgagcatgactagctcgtcataccttgcttgtacccatgcagcttctgggattttgctttctaggactatccttagagaaggtatctccggTTCGACATgttgtacttcctccattccatATACCAATGAGAACGGCGTTGCAcctgttgaagtgcgaattgaagttcaatatccccacaatgcgaaatgcagcttctggggccaatccttgtaattggtagtcattttcatgatgatggtcttgacattcttgttggctgcttcgactgccccattggtttgtgggcgataaggtgaagagcgatgatgttgaatcttgtactcggtgaatagatcttcacactctccttgaaactaggttccctggtcactgatgaactcgtgaggaacgtcatatctgcatatgatgttttcttgtatgaactgggccacttgcttggaacccaatactttgaatgatctggcctcgacctatttggtgaaatagtcgatggcgaccagaatgaactcatgacccccggtgcctgttggagtgacttttccaatgacgtcgataccccaggctgagaatggccacggtgatgattgagagtatagtaatgatggaggaatgtgcttcagattcgcacacttttggcatgtgggacatttcttgacaaagaagtagcaatcccgttcgagggtagtctagtagtatcgtgccctgacgatcttgagagctagcattttcccattcatgtgggtgccacagactcctgcatgtatgttgtccatgactttttgagcttcgtgcttgtcaacacatcggaggttaggaccgttaagggaccttttgtatagaatgtcgccttctatgacgaaattggctgattgtagtcgtagagcccttcgattcttgcttgaaaagtgtgggggatactccgaactttgtagatacctttggatgtctgtaaaccaaggttcgtcttcgtcttgctcgacgttgtcaatagcatggacatatgctgcttcttgacgtgtttcaattgtaagtggcatttcagccatgccgcttggaatgttgatcattgaggccagttttgccagtgcatcggcgaattgattctcctctcttgggaggtatgtatagcggagctcttctatttgttcggacaactgctcaaggtaagactggtatggagccaggctctcgctccttactttccatttgccggaaatttgattgatgattagggaggaatccccgtacactcgaagtttttGGACGCCTAGGGCTAAGgaggcttccaggcccatgatgcatgcttcatattctgccgcattgtttgtgacgttgaattgcagttttgctgatataggaatgtgtgtgccgtctggggctactagaattactccaacaccacatccgttctgattggaggCACCTTCAAAATGCatcgaccaactgtcatcaatggtcattaagattttctcgtcgggtaagtcgtaatcttcctcttctgcctcgacatgacagtcggctaggaaatctgagactgttgaacccttgatagatttctgtggaatgtatttgaggtcgaaatctgctagcatgaccaaccatctggacaaacgtccgttgagtgctggtttctcgaatagatatttgagaggatcggctttgttgatcacatgtattgtatgggagagcatgtagtgccgcagtttctttgtggcccaaaccaaggcgatgctgagtttctcgagctgagtgtatttggtctcgtactcgatcagttttttgcttatgtagtatacggcgttctccttgccttcaatttcttgagcaagcatagcccccactgctgaatctgttgttgtgaggtagagcctgaggggaatccctggcatggctggctttagtactggtgggttggaaaggtagctcttgattgtttcgaatgcatgctgacaatcgtcatcccacactttgggctcgcttttttggagctttcgaaatactggttcacagatcattgtgagtcttgaaatgaacctgctgatatattgtagtatgccgagaaaaccccgaatttccttttcattcgttggtggttgcatctcgagaattgccttgatttttgaagggtcagcctctatgcctcgagagctgataacatatccgagcaacttgcctgacgttaccccgaatgcgcacttttgaggattgagcctcatattgtattgtctgagcttgttgaaaaactttcgaagtactgaggtacgctcgtgccgttctttggatttgacaatcatgtcgtcgacatatacctcaatttccctgtgaatcatatcgctcatgatagctgtggctgttctttgataagtttctcctgcgttctttagtccgaacggcataactgtatagcaatatgtaccccactgagtgatgaaggttgttttctccatgtcttcctctgccatgggaatctgattgtagcctgcgtacccgtccataaaagagagtaaggcatgatttgcggtgttgtcgaccaagatgtcgatgtgaggcaatggaaaaccgtctttaggggtggccctgttaagatccctgtagtccacacacattcgtactttgccgtctttctttggaactgggacgacatttgcgatccattctggatattttcttctcgaataaaccaggcctctagctgcttggagacctcttcttgaattttgagggaaacatccggtttcatgcgatggagcttctgcttgatgggctttgaccctagaataaggggaattgtatgctgaccgatgcttggatcaacccctagcatatcatgataggaccatgcgaag
This genomic stretch from Spinacia oleracea cultivar Varoflay chromosome 3, BTI_SOV_V1, whole genome shotgun sequence harbors:
- the LOC130469174 gene encoding uncharacterized protein; this translates as MLLLDSWKRQCAKLTRKLAGRNREERHRDRGGSFDREPQVETSLRQEGPSLELGQGSGASAHQRHSDAERGASPFVHVDPTRHSFGGASSSRSFVPPPGCYFVGSGPQPWGADSWAYWSEMDRMRQAQMFGPYQYMVMPSPYQYSSPQQGVHPSPSTFRISEQEPSTPRTELDQELERLRRRNRDKAPVIEVAVDDDSE